A single genomic interval of halophilic archaeon DL31 harbors:
- a CDS encoding glutaredoxin (PFAM: Glutaredoxin~KEGG: hbo:Hbor_22700 glutaredoxin-related protein), whose amino-acid sequence MSFQSELTEEEAREQVDTAVEENEVVLFMKGNRLMPQCGYSKRAVQLISQYRAEFETVDVLPALPEFRVALEEKSGWETTPQAFVDGEFIGGSDILAELDERGELAEQVQSEP is encoded by the coding sequence ATGAGCTTCCAGAGCGAACTCACTGAGGAGGAGGCCCGGGAACAGGTCGACACCGCAGTTGAGGAGAACGAGGTCGTGCTGTTCATGAAGGGGAACCGGCTAATGCCCCAGTGTGGCTACTCCAAGCGCGCGGTCCAGCTCATCTCCCAGTACCGCGCCGAGTTCGAGACCGTCGACGTCCTCCCGGCGCTCCCGGAGTTCCGGGTGGCACTGGAGGAGAAATCCGGCTGGGAGACGACTCCGCAGGCGTTCGTCGATGGCGAGTTCATCGGCGGCAGCGACATTCTGGCCGAACTCGACGAGCGCGGCGAGCTTGCTGAGCAGGTACAGAGTGAGCCCTAA
- a CDS encoding hypothetical protein (KEGG: hla:Hlac_0795 hypothetical protein), which produces MSTADLDISEDESRALELVRETGGIYQSDFWKELDISSRKGSRLAESLAEKELIQREEAVYSGHNTYLLKPRTRDLDFSLLMAGDMLTPFIGEEEIDAQSDTFSRWLMTLAYEEH; this is translated from the coding sequence ATGAGCACTGCGGACCTCGACATCAGCGAGGACGAGTCTCGGGCGCTGGAACTCGTCCGGGAGACGGGCGGCATCTACCAGAGCGACTTCTGGAAGGAGCTGGACATCTCCTCCCGGAAGGGGAGCCGTCTCGCCGAATCGCTGGCAGAGAAAGAACTCATCCAGCGCGAGGAAGCGGTCTACAGCGGACACAACACCTACCTGCTGAAACCCCGCACGCGCGACCTGGATTTCTCGCTGCTGATGGCCGGCGATATGCTCACCCCGTTCATCGGGGAGGAGGAGATCGACGCCCAGTCAGACACCTTCTCGCGGTGGCTGATGACGCTCGCCTACGAAGAGCACTAA
- a CDS encoding permease (KEGG: hla:Hlac_1131 permease), whose translation MRPSRHRNEAPIGLPSRNSAFWWLYVVALTGAALFIGHSFVGILVLGLFGYYAARPICARFDKVVDSHALAAALTVATVLVPMLMLILYALVRVFQQIQNQFEGSVLSILVSQLIGPGAVGDDGVTVVEELLRNPPSLMEVTDLLFGPEVQQGVRIVDAVFGAVLLLALAVTLSYGLLQYDSAIAKSFGEVVGGPETTVYSYALAVDSDLASVFFGNFLFVLVMSLVATVTYGLTNLVAPPGFNVPMAFTLGALTGIASLLPIVVGKVIYLPIVGYLGMTAVQQGRGYVFVGGVFVAYFLVLDILPQSFLQPYITGKQLNPLVLLFAYILGPILFGWYGFFFLPIVFVLILELIRVVLPELLRGEPIDSTPSVGEGTGASSDEMQETDEDGDEAREEDRTGEGDGVGNGDGSSTNGDATADAADDDETG comes from the coding sequence ATGAGGCCGTCACGGCACCGGAACGAGGCACCGATCGGGCTCCCGAGTCGGAACAGCGCCTTCTGGTGGCTCTACGTCGTCGCCCTCACAGGGGCGGCGCTGTTCATCGGCCACTCGTTCGTCGGCATTCTCGTGCTCGGCCTGTTCGGCTACTACGCGGCACGACCCATCTGTGCCCGGTTCGACAAGGTGGTCGACTCCCACGCGCTTGCGGCGGCGCTGACGGTGGCGACCGTGCTGGTCCCGATGTTGATGCTCATCCTGTATGCGTTGGTCCGTGTGTTCCAGCAGATCCAGAACCAGTTCGAGGGGAGTGTGCTCTCAATTCTTGTCTCCCAACTCATCGGCCCCGGAGCGGTCGGCGATGACGGGGTGACGGTCGTAGAAGAACTGCTGCGGAACCCGCCGTCGCTCATGGAGGTGACCGACCTGCTGTTCGGCCCGGAGGTCCAGCAGGGGGTCCGCATCGTTGACGCCGTGTTCGGGGCCGTCCTCCTGCTCGCGCTGGCCGTGACGCTCTCCTATGGCCTGTTGCAGTACGATAGCGCGATCGCGAAGAGCTTCGGGGAGGTCGTCGGCGGTCCCGAGACGACAGTGTACTCCTACGCGCTCGCGGTCGACAGCGACCTCGCATCGGTGTTCTTCGGGAACTTCCTGTTCGTCCTCGTCATGTCTCTCGTCGCGACCGTGACCTACGGACTGACGAACCTCGTCGCCCCACCGGGGTTCAACGTCCCGATGGCGTTCACCCTCGGCGCGCTCACCGGCATCGCCAGCCTCCTCCCAATCGTCGTCGGGAAGGTGATCTACCTGCCGATTGTGGGCTATCTGGGCATGACGGCAGTCCAGCAAGGCCGGGGGTACGTCTTCGTCGGCGGCGTGTTCGTGGCCTACTTCCTCGTACTGGACATCCTGCCGCAGTCCTTTCTCCAACCCTACATCACCGGCAAACAGCTCAACCCGCTCGTGCTGCTGTTTGCTTACATCCTGGGCCCGATCCTGTTCGGCTGGTACGGTTTCTTCTTCCTCCCCATCGTGTTCGTCCTGATCCTGGAGCTCATCCGGGTGGTCCTCCCCGAACTGCTCCGCGGGGAACCGATCGATTCGACGCCCAGCGTCGGCGAGGGGACGGGTGCGAGTTCCGACGAGATGCAGGAGACTGACGAGGACGGCGACGAAGCCCGTGAGGAGGACAGAACTGGCGAGGGTGACGGAGTAGGGAACGGTGACGGGTCGTCGACGAACGGCGACGCGACAGCGGACGCGGCAGACGACGACGAGACTGGTTAG
- a CDS encoding GCN5-related N-acetyltransferase (PFAM: GCN5-related N-acetyltransferase; Protein of unknown function DUF457, transmembrane~KEGG: htu:Htur_2725 membrane-bound metal-dependent hydrolase), translated as MTIVETSGVEETVVGMARVVGDGGSVYHICDMVVHPDHQRQGLGSRLLDALMAWVHETRQYALGNKGTGGVIVSEAVVDITGHLAFGLLFALPAWWVLDDRASVGFVALTAVAALLPDIDLWLAMVFPAQVHHHGVTHTVLFAGGASLVGGAVVAGLLCRQVDSWIGERVGARALFISAAVAVFVGTLSHLSADMLSAPDISTPIEPFWPLFAKPWSVDLVWYNATWINYGFFAVMVTVHVVVAYLTTPTARRHRLNPL; from the coding sequence GTGACAATAGTCGAGACGAGCGGCGTGGAAGAGACGGTGGTCGGAATGGCTCGTGTCGTCGGCGACGGGGGCTCCGTCTACCATATCTGCGATATGGTGGTTCATCCTGATCACCAGCGCCAGGGGCTGGGCAGTCGGCTGCTGGACGCGCTGATGGCGTGGGTTCACGAGACCCGACAGTACGCGCTCGGTAACAAAGGGACTGGGGGAGTGATTGTTTCGGAAGCAGTGGTAGATATCACCGGCCATCTCGCGTTCGGACTCCTGTTCGCGCTCCCGGCGTGGTGGGTCCTCGACGACCGGGCCAGCGTCGGCTTCGTCGCGCTCACGGCGGTCGCCGCCTTGCTCCCGGATATCGATCTCTGGCTGGCGATGGTGTTTCCCGCACAGGTCCACCATCACGGCGTGACACACACGGTACTGTTCGCGGGAGGAGCGAGTCTGGTCGGCGGCGCCGTCGTCGCCGGCCTCCTCTGCCGACAGGTCGACAGCTGGATCGGAGAGCGGGTCGGCGCGCGCGCCCTCTTCATCTCCGCCGCCGTCGCGGTGTTTGTGGGGACGCTAAGCCACCTCTCTGCCGACATGCTCTCGGCACCCGACATCTCGACGCCGATCGAGCCGTTCTGGCCCCTCTTTGCGAAGCCGTGGTCCGTCGACCTCGTCTGGTACAACGCCACGTGGATCAACTACGGCTTCTTCGCGGTGATGGTCACCGTCCACGTCGTGGTCGCATACCTAACGACGCCGACCGCTCGTCGGCACCGCCTCAACCCGCTATGA
- a CDS encoding proteasome endopeptidase complex, alpha subunit (TIGRFAM: Proteasome, alpha subunit, archaeal~KEGG: hla:Hlac_0963 proteasome subunit alpha~PFAM: Proteasome, subunit alpha/beta; Proteasome, alpha-subunit, conserved site): MQGQSQQQAYDRGITIFSPDGRLYQVEYAREAVKRGTPSVGIRTPEGVVLGADKRRRSKMMEPDSVEKLHKADDHVGMASAGHVADARKLIDVARRQAQTNRLRYGEAVGIETLTKSVTDFIQQYTQYGGARPFGVALIIGGIENGRPRLFECDPSGTPYEWQALSVGANRNGIREHLEEEYEEGMTLGDGVDLALSALATTNDGEMTGTGVDLATIDVETEQYVKLSPEEIDEHLHERDLHADQAEEEAADDEQGEDAADGDSDNEQ; this comes from the coding sequence ATGCAAGGGCAATCCCAACAGCAAGCCTACGACCGCGGTATCACTATCTTCTCGCCCGACGGACGGCTCTATCAGGTGGAGTACGCCCGTGAGGCAGTCAAGCGCGGCACGCCGAGCGTCGGCATCCGCACCCCGGAGGGCGTCGTGCTCGGGGCAGACAAGCGGCGTCGCTCGAAGATGATGGAGCCAGACTCAGTGGAGAAGCTCCACAAAGCCGACGACCACGTTGGCATGGCCAGCGCGGGCCACGTCGCCGACGCCCGCAAGCTCATCGACGTTGCACGCCGGCAGGCCCAGACCAACCGCCTGCGCTACGGCGAGGCCGTCGGCATCGAGACGCTGACGAAATCGGTGACCGATTTCATCCAGCAGTACACCCAGTACGGCGGCGCGCGCCCGTTCGGCGTCGCGCTCATCATCGGCGGTATCGAGAACGGTCGGCCCCGACTGTTCGAGTGTGACCCCAGCGGCACGCCCTACGAGTGGCAGGCGCTCTCTGTTGGCGCAAACCGGAACGGGATTCGTGAACACCTCGAGGAAGAGTACGAGGAGGGGATGACTCTTGGCGATGGAGTCGACCTCGCGCTCTCGGCGCTCGCGACCACCAACGACGGAGAGATGACGGGGACGGGCGTCGACCTCGCGACGATCGATGTCGAGACCGAGCAGTACGTCAAGCTATCGCCCGAAGAGATCGACGAACACCTGCACGAGCGCGACCTCCACGCCGACCAAGCCGAGGAGGAGGCCGCCGACGACGAGCAGGGCGAGGACGCGGCCGACGGCGACTCCGACAACGAGCAGTAG
- a CDS encoding Ribonuclease P protein component 2 (KEGG: hbo:Hbor_22810 ribonuclease P protein subunit rpp14~HAMAP: Ribonuclease P protein component 2~PFAM: Ribonuclease P-related): MKHLPKHLQPRWRYLAVALETWPEAEIGRRAFQRELWYAGQNLLGDAGGAEADLRLIRFSAEAGSGGAIIRARRGEVDAARAALACVDDVDGHPVGLRVTGVSGTVDACSENYLGDDAGNLRQSEVTVADESRPAWRRNGALDVDGPDGLIGATVSDFE; this comes from the coding sequence GTGAAGCATCTCCCCAAACACCTCCAGCCGCGCTGGCGCTATCTTGCGGTGGCGCTGGAGACGTGGCCCGAGGCAGAGATCGGTCGTCGGGCGTTCCAGCGAGAGCTTTGGTACGCTGGCCAGAACCTGCTTGGTGACGCGGGCGGTGCCGAGGCGGACCTGCGGCTGATTCGGTTCTCCGCGGAGGCGGGCTCGGGCGGCGCCATCATCCGGGCGCGCCGAGGCGAAGTCGACGCCGCGCGGGCGGCGCTGGCCTGCGTCGACGACGTGGATGGGCACCCGGTAGGCCTCCGCGTGACGGGCGTTTCGGGCACTGTCGATGCCTGTTCGGAAAACTATTTAGGCGACGATGCCGGAAATCTGAGACAGAGTGAGGTGACCGTTGCGGACGAGTCGCGGCCGGCATGGCGCCGGAACGGCGCACTCGATGTCGACGGGCCGGACGGGCTCATCGGCGCGACGGTCAGCGATTTCGAGTAA
- a CDS encoding Methyltransferase type 11 (PFAM: Methyltransferase type 11~KEGG: hje:HacjB3_08030 protein-L-isoaspartate O-methyltransferase): MKRSIEDHAARFSAVATEYDEEQDSEEYAACASLVIEGAAPGAEETVLDLGTGTGAIALALAADAGKVIGRDISEGMLAEAREKATAAGYENVSFGEGRFRDPNVDEPVDVVVSNFALHHLSDAEKREAIHAIAALEPRRFVLGDVMLSAAVPEGEEQFSPEVDDPATVGVLVEALTDAGFVVSDATLVSDQYGVLVADRER; the protein is encoded by the coding sequence ATGAAGCGCTCTATCGAAGATCACGCCGCCCGCTTCTCGGCGGTCGCCACAGAGTACGACGAGGAACAGGACAGCGAGGAGTACGCCGCCTGTGCATCGCTGGTCATAGAGGGCGCGGCTCCCGGTGCCGAGGAGACGGTGCTCGACCTCGGAACCGGCACGGGCGCAATCGCGCTCGCGCTCGCCGCCGACGCTGGGAAGGTTATCGGCCGGGACATCAGCGAGGGGATGCTCGCGGAGGCTCGGGAGAAAGCAACGGCCGCTGGGTACGAGAACGTCAGCTTCGGCGAGGGGCGCTTTCGCGACCCGAACGTCGACGAGCCGGTGGACGTGGTGGTCTCGAACTTCGCGCTCCACCACCTCTCCGATGCGGAGAAACGCGAGGCCATCCACGCCATCGCGGCACTTGAGCCACGGCGATTCGTCCTGGGCGACGTGATGCTCTCGGCGGCCGTGCCCGAGGGGGAGGAGCAGTTCTCCCCCGAGGTGGACGACCCCGCGACCGTTGGCGTGCTCGTGGAGGCGCTGACTGATGCCGGTTTCGTGGTCTCGGATGCAACGCTTGTGAGCGACCAGTACGGCGTGCTCGTCGCAGACAGAGAGCGCTAA
- a CDS encoding Ribonuclease P protein component 3 (KEGG: htu:Htur_1704 ribonuclease P~HAMAP: Ribonuclease P protein component 3~PFAM: RNase P subunit p30) has translation MTDSEPTDGLGPYEAVCAHPAGQTTAARQAKTATEYGFDGVVIRTREAAYDAETLAQKYGIDVVRGIEVEASDPETASGAVGNHRTECTVLCVRGGTPAINRFAVEQDRVDVLTRPLRADGDVNHVIVKQAIEHNVRLEFDLGPVLRRDGGERVRYLRKLKKLREVVDYYDAPYVVSATPDSHLELRAPRELAAVGGAIGFEDGAIEQGLAEWGRVAARNRARRSESFISPGVELEDKR, from the coding sequence GTGACCGACAGCGAGCCCACAGACGGGCTTGGCCCGTACGAAGCAGTCTGTGCTCACCCGGCGGGCCAGACCACAGCAGCACGGCAGGCCAAAACGGCGACCGAGTACGGCTTCGATGGCGTGGTGATTCGGACACGTGAAGCAGCGTACGACGCCGAGACCCTCGCCCAAAAATACGGTATCGACGTGGTTCGCGGTATCGAGGTCGAGGCGTCCGACCCCGAGACAGCCAGCGGCGCCGTCGGCAACCACCGTACTGAGTGTACGGTGCTCTGCGTTCGCGGCGGGACGCCAGCAATCAACCGATTTGCGGTCGAACAGGACCGGGTAGACGTTCTCACACGGCCGCTCCGAGCGGACGGTGACGTGAACCACGTTATCGTCAAGCAAGCTATCGAACACAACGTCCGATTGGAGTTCGACCTCGGCCCCGTTCTGCGTCGCGACGGCGGCGAGCGGGTCCGCTACCTCCGGAAACTGAAAAAGCTCCGGGAGGTAGTCGACTATTACGACGCCCCCTACGTGGTGAGTGCGACCCCCGACTCGCATCTCGAACTTCGCGCCCCCCGGGAGTTGGCTGCTGTCGGCGGTGCCATTGGGTTCGAGGACGGAGCCATTGAGCAGGGGCTCGCAGAGTGGGGCCGCGTCGCCGCCAGAAACCGGGCGCGTCGCTCCGAGTCGTTCATCTCCCCGGGGGTCGAACTGGAGGACAAGAGATGA